In the genome of Planctomyces sp. SH-PL62, the window TTCCCCGGCGGCTTCATCAAGCGTGAAGGCCGGCCGACCACCAAGGAAATCCTCACCGCCCGCCTGATCGACCGCCCGATCCGGCCGCTCTTCCCCGAGTGGTATCGCGAGGAAGTCCAGATCCAGGCCGGCCCGATCTCGGCCGACCGCGTGAACGACCCCGACGTCCTCTCGATCCTGGGCGCCTCGGCCTCGTTGATGCTGGCGAAGGCCCCTTCCTGGGCCCCATCGGTGCCGTCCGGCTGGCCCGCGTCGACGGCAAGCTCGTCGCGTTCCCCACCGCCGAGGAGGTCGCCGCCAGCGATCTCGACCTGATCGTCGCCAGCACGGCCAAGGCCGTCGTGATGATCGAAGGGTTCGCCGACGAACTCCCCGAGCCCGAGATGGCCGACGCCATCATCGAAGGCCATCGGATCAACCAGGAGCTCATCGCCCTTCAGTATGAGCTGCTCGCCGCCGTCGGCCATGAGCGGACCGAGTTCCGCCCGGCCCCGCCCGACGCCCTCAAGGGCCACATCCTCGAGCACTACGGCGCCCGCATCCGCGACGCCAAGCAGATCGTGCTCAAGCAGGAGCGGAACGCGACCGTCAAGGCGATCGTCGAGTCGATCATCGGCGACCTGATCACCGGTCACGGCGAACCGTTCGCCATCGCCCCCGGCGGCCCCGGCGAAAACGCGCATACGCCCGTCCCCGTCACCAAGGAACGCATCAAGACCGTCTTCCACGCCGTGGAAGAAGTCGTGGTCCGCGACCTGATCCTCAGCGGCAAGCGGCCCGACGGCCGCGGCCCTCGCGACCTTCGCTCGATCAAGTGCGAGGTCGGCGTCCTGCCCCGGGCCCACGGCTCCGCCATCTTCCAGCGCGGCGAGACCCAGGCCCTCGTCACCACGGTGCTCGGCACCGGGGCCGACGAGCAGCGGGTCGACGGCATCATGGACGAATTCACCAAGAAGTTCATGTTGGACTACAACATGCCGCCGTTCGCCGTCGGCGAGATCCGGCCCATCCGGGGCCCCGGCCGTCGCGAGATCGGCCACGGCGCCCTGGCCGAACGATCGGTCGCCCCGATCCTCCCCGCCCCGGCCAAGTTCCCGTACACCATCCGGGTCATCTCCGACATCCTCGAGTCCAACGGCTCCAGCTCGATGGCCTCGGTCTGCGGGGCGACCCTCAGCCTGATGGACGCCGGCGTCCCGATCAGCGACCCCGTCGGCGGGATCTCGATCGGCCTGGTCCAGGACGACGAGACCGGCCGGCACGTCCTCCTCACCGACATCATCGGCGAGGAAGATCATTACGGCGACATGGACTTCAAGGTCGCCGGTACCCAGCGCGGCGTGACCGGCATCCAGCTCGACCTGAAGAACCAGGGGATCACCGAGGACGTCATCCGCGAGACCCTCGAGCAGGCCCACGAAGCCCGCCTCGAGATCCTTCGCGCCATGCTCCGCTCGATCAAGCGGCCTCGCGAGGAAATCTCCACCAACGCCCCCCGGCTGATCCAGATCCAGATCAACCCGGACAAGATCGGCCTCCTCATCGGCCCCGGCGGCAAGACCATCCGCCGCCTCCAGGATGAGACGGGCGCCAAGATCGACATCGACGACAGCGGCGTCGTGACCCTCGCGAGCATCGACGCCTCCGGTGCCGAAGCCGCCCGGGACAAGATCCTGGCCATGACCGAAGGCGTGCAAGTCGGCCGGATTTACGAAGGCCGCGTCACCTCCATCAAGGAGTTCGGCGCGTTCGTAGAGATCCTGCCCGGCAAGGACGGCCTGGTCCACGTCACCGAGCTCTCCAGCGGCTACGTCACGAACGTCGCCGACGTCTGCCGCGTCGGCGATTCGATGATGGTCAAGGTGATCGCCGTCGACGACCAGGACCGCGTCAAGCTCTCGCGCAAGGCGGCGCTGGCCGAGCGGGAACTCCCCGACGAGTTCGCGTCGAAGCCTCGCCCCGCCGGTTCGGCCGATCGCCCCCAGGGTGCCGGGCCGGGCGGACCGGGCGGACCGCCGCCGCGCCGTTCCGAAGGGGAACGTCGTCCTGAAGGGGATCGCGGCCGGGGCTACGGCGGTGGCGACCGGGGCGGTGATCGCGGCGGCCCTCGCGGCCCTCGCTGAGCCTGCGGCTCGCCTTCGTCCTCACGTACCTGATCCGGGGACGTTCGGGCCCCCGCCCGAACGTCCCCTTCCTCGTCATCCCCCTGGCGGCCCTTGATCGAACCATCGCCCGCGGATCGGCGGATCGAGACCATGGGACACCCCATCACCGGAACGGTCGTCGACTCGCCCTCGGCGCCCAAGGAACCCGCCCTGGACTCGTCCTCCGATGGACCCGCCCCCTCGGCGCTCCCTTTCGACCCCGATCTCGCCCGTCGGCTCCGCGAGCAGAACGCTCAGATCGCGCAGCTCGCCGGCGGCCTCGCCCACGAGATTCGCAACCCGCTCTCCACCCTTTCGCTCAATCTGGACCTCCTGGCCGAAGACTTCCAGGACGCCGAGACGCCCCGCGAGCGTCGGGCGGGGACCCGGATCGAGCGGCTCAAGCGCGAGGCGAGGCGGCTCCAGGACATCCTGGAGAACTTCCTCCGATTCGCGCGGCTCCAGGACCTGCGACCGACCGAGGTCGACCTGAACGCGGTCGTCGAGGAGATGTGCGACTTTTACGAGCCGCAGGCTTCGACGCGGGGCGTGGTGGTCCGCACCCACTTCGCCCCCGACATCCCGAAGACGTCGCTCGACGCCGACGCTTTCAAACAGGCGGTCCTCAACCTGATGCTCAACGCCGAACATGCGATGCCGGACGGCGGAGAGTTGATCCTCACCACCCGCCGCGACGGCCCCTGCGTCGTGCTCGACGTCATCGATACGGGCTGCGGGATGACCGAGGACGTCCGGTCGAAGATTTTCGACCCGTTCTACTCCACGAGGAAGGGGGGGAGCGGATTGGGGCTCCCCACCACGCGGAACATCATCGAGGCGCACGGCGGATCCATCGAGGTCCAGAGCGTCCCGAACCGGGGCTCGCGATTCTCGATCCGGCTCCCGACCTCCTCGCGATTTTCCCCCGACGCGGTCGATCGGTCGGATCCCGACGAGCCCTGAGCCTCGATCGCCGTCGTCGCGTCGAAGGGCCCAAGGCCCCGAATCGGGCGGTGCCCCGTCGTTCGCTCCGAGCCCAGACTCAAGGCGGGGAAACCGCCGAATCACCTTAGATCCGCTTCATGGCCGTACACGCCGAATCCACGCCATCCGTGGGTGTACGAACTCCTCGGGAGACCGCCTCGATGTCCAGCTTCTCGCCGTTCGATTTTTCGCTCCCCGAGGAAGTGGAACGGGATCTCCAGGGCTCGGAGTTCATCTACTGCACGAATCCCGGCAACGCGGGCGACTGCGTCATCGCCTGCGCGTCCCACCGGTATTTCGATCGCAAGGGATGGAAGTACAAGGTCGTCCCGCCCAACGTCGAGCCGAGCGAGACCAACGGACGGGTCCTGGTCTACGCGGGGGGCGGCAATCTGATTGACATGTACTCGCAGGCCAGGAGCTTCCTCGCCAAGCATCTCGCCGGCGCCAAGCAGTTCATCCTGTTGCCCCACACGGTGCGGGGCAATGAAGAACTCCTCGCCTCGCTGGACGACCGATGCACCATCATCGCGCGTGAAGAGACCTCCTATCGCCACCTGCTCCAGCACGTCACCAGGGCGAAGGTGTTCCTGGGGCACGACATGGCGTTTTCGCTGGACGTCAAGGGCCTCCGGGAGGATGGCGCGCGGCGGTTCTGGCCCTTGTTCTCGACCAAGGATCTGGTCTGGCGAAACACCAAGCGCATGATCCGCCAGGTCAACCGGCTGGCCCAGGCGAAGGGGAACCGAAAGCTCCTGTCGTCGTTCCGGATGGACATCGAACGCACCGACGTCGCGATCCCCCCCGCCAACATCGACGTCTCCCGGGCCTTCGCCTCCGACGACCTGATGCCGTTGAACTGCTTCGAGACGAGCTATCGTATGATCAAGTTCCTCGACGGCTTCCAGCAGATCGACACGAATCGGCTGCACGTGGCCATCTGCGGGGCGTTGCTGGGGAAGGACGTGATCTTGCACGCCAACTCGTACAGCAAGAATGAGGATATCTACCGCCACTCCATGGCCGGGCGATTCCCCTCGGTGGTCTGGAAGGGGTGAGACGGTCGCGAGGCGGGATGTCCACCCAGGTTCGAGGAGAGCCCTAGTATGAGCCGGTTGCTTGATCTCTTCGATCAGGTGTACGTCGTCAACCTCCCGTCGCGGGCCGATCGTCGGAAGGAGATGGCGGCGCAGCTGGAACGGGTCGGTTCCAGCCTCGTCGGTCGCAATGTGAGCCTCTTCCCGGCGATCCGCCCCGAATCAGCGGACGGCTTCCCGTCGATCGGCGCCAGGGGCTGCTTCCTCAGCCATCTGAACATTCTTCGCGACGCGGACGCCCGGGGCCTGAATCGGATCCTGATCCTGGAAGACGATCTCGACTTCGCGCCGGACTTTCTCCAACGCGAGGGCGAGGTGGCGAGGCTCCTGGAAGACGCCGGCTGGGGCCTGTTCTACGGCGGGTACGTGCTGATCGAGCCGATCGGCTCCGCCGCCTCGGGCCCCGTCCACGCGCTGGCTTCGACGCAGGGGGTGAGGACGACGCATTTCGTGGGCTTCCAGGGGGAAGCGATCGCCGAGGTGATCACGCACCTGGAGGCCATCCTCACCCGCACACCGGGCGATCCCGAAGGGGGCCCCATGCACGTCGATGGGGCTTATTCGAGATTCCGAGCAGGCCATCCCGACTGCCGGACCTTGTTGGCTACGCCCGAGTTGGGGGATCAGCGCGCCTCGCGGACCGACATTCACGAGTTACAATGGTATGATCGGACTCCGCTGATCCGCAACCTGGTGGCGATCCTGAGGCGGGGGCGGAACAGGGAGGCGTCTTGACGGCGCACGGAGCGGGGCCCAGGCCATGCGGCGGCGACCCCCGGGCCCGGCTCTCGCCATGATGCTGCTTGTCGCGGGGACCGCCGCTCGCGGCAACGGATGAGAAGGGCCGCGTCGACCGATTGGAACGGTCGCGCCCGAGCAGGATCGAACCATACCCGGCGTTTCCCCGTCTCCCCGACGCCCTGGAACCAACGAGCGAGTTTGATGGACCAGCAGATCCGCGTCCTGGTGGTCGACGACGACGAGCCCCACGCCGAGGCCGTGGCCGAGAGCCTGGCGCGCGTCGGCTACGAATGCGTCGTCGCGACCAGCGGTCGCGAAGGCCTCCGCCAGATCGAAGAGCAGAGCTTCGACATCATCATCTCCGACCTCATCATGGATGGGGTCGGCGGGCTGGAGATCCTCGCCAAGGCGAAGCGAGAGCTTCCCGACGCCGAGGTCGTCATCCTGACCGGGCACGGCACGATCAAGACGGCCGTGACCGCGATGCAGGCCGGCGCGACGACCTACCTGACGAAGCCCCTCGACATCGGCGAACTCCGCACCGTCGTCGACAAGGCGTCGCAGTCGCAGCGGCTGGCCCGCTCGAACATTGAGCTTCAGAAGCAGCTCAACGAGAAGTTCGGCTTCGAGGGGGTCGTGGGGAACTCGGCGGCGATGCACACCGTGGTCGCCCGTCTCCGGCAGATCGCCCCGACCTCGGCGTCGGTGCTCATCACCGGCGAGAGCGGCACCGGCAAGGAGCTGGTCGCCAAGGCGCTCCACAACAACAGCCCCCGGCGCTACAAGCCGTTCGTGGCTCTGAACTGCGCCGCGCTCAGCGACAACATCCTGGAGAGCGAGCTGTTCGGACATGTGAAAGGGGCCTTCACCGGGGCCGACCGCGAGCGCAAGGGATGGTTCGAGCACGCCAACGGCGGGACCATGTTCCTCGACGAGGTCGGCGACATCCCGCTGGGCACCCAGGTCAAGCTCCTGCGGACCCTTGAGAACGGCGAGATCGTCCGCGTCGGCACCAATGAGCCGGTGAAGGTGAACGTCCGCCTGATCTCGGCGACGAATCGGGACCTGGCCGAGGGGATCGCCTCGGGGTCGTTCCGCCAGGATCTGTACCACCGGCTGAAGGTCGTCAGCGTCAAACTCCCCCCGCTTCGAGAGCGCCGGGAGGACGTCGACCTGCTGATCGACCACTTCCTCAAGGAATACACCGCCTCGCACGGCAAGAAGATCACGTCGATCACCCCGGCCGCCCGGAAGCTCCTGCGGCATTACTCCTGGCCGGGCAACGTGCGCGAACTGAAGAACGTCGTCGAGAGCATGGTCGTGATCGACTTCGACGGCGTCGTGGACGTCGACGACCTGACCGAGGATCTCCAGTCGGGCCTGACGGGAGACGCCGCCGACGTGCACGAGGGGGTCGACGCCTTCGTCGGAAAGTCGCTCGAAGACATCGAGAAGCATTACATCACCGAGACCCTCAAGCTCACCGCCGGCAACCGCGAGGAGGCCGCCAAGCTCCTGGGGATCGGCGAGCGGACGTTGTACCGGAAGCTCAAGGAATACTCGTCCTAGCGCGGGGGCGAAGGGGCGAGGGCTCCCCCCGCCTCCAGGATCTCCGCCTCGCGCGCCAGGTTCGCCAGGGCCTTCGGGTCGCGCACCTGGTAGAAGTCGGTCAGGAAGACCCGGCCTCGGGCCAGCATCGGCCGCAGGAACAGGTCGAGGCGGCCCTGGCGGTAGCCGTCCTCGCCGTGGATCGGGACGTACTCGCGCCTCACCCCCTCGGCGTAGCGGACGTACTCGGCCCAGGAGGCCGCGAGGATGGAGAGGTCGACGTCCAGGAAGAGGTCGATCGCGTCGTCGCCGGTCGGCTCGTGGCGGCGCGTCGCCAGGATCATCGCCTCGGCGCGTGCGAGGATCGGCCCGGCGACGACGCCGTCGAGGAGTTGATGGAGGTCCGCCACGCTCCGGACCTCGTTATCGTCCCGCGAAGGGTCGTAGATCGCGTCGTGGAAGAACGCGGCGAGCCCGGCGGCCCCGCCGTCGCGCGACAGGGCCGGCTGGGCGTCCACCTGGTCGATCATGTACACGATGTGGTCGACGCCGTGGTAATGGCGTTCGGCCGCGGTGTACTGCTCGACGAGGTAGTGGTCGACGACCGCCGTCCCGACCTCGGTCAGCCCGAGCCGACGCGCCAGGAGGCTCCAGGCGCGTCGGAATCGTTCGGCCGGGGTCATTCCTCGTCCTGCTGCTCTTGCTTGCGGAGCTGGGCGAGGACGCCGATGTCCTCCAGGGTGGAGGTGTCGCCGGTGCTCTCGACGCCGGCGGCGATGTCGCGGAGCAGCCGCCGCATGATCTTGCCGCTGCGGGTCTTGGGGAGCGAGTCGGTGAAGTGGATGTCGTCGGGCCGGGCGAGGGCGCCGATCTCCTTGGCGACGTGGGCGCGAAGCTCCTGCTTGAGCTTGTCGCTGGGGGCCTGGCTCGAATCCAGCGTGACGAAGCAGGCGATCCCCTGGCCCTTGATCTCGTCGGGCTTGCCGACCACGGCGGCCTCGGCGACGGCCGGATGGCTCACCAGCGCGCTCTCAATCTCCATGGTGGAGAGCCGGTGGCCGGCGACGTTCAGGACGTCGTCCACCCGGCCCAGGATCCAGTAGTTGCCGTGCTCGTCGCGGCGGGCGCCGTCGCCGGTGAAGTACTTGCCCGGCACGTCGCTCCAGTACTGGCTCTTGTAGCGCTCGTCGTCGCCGAAGATGGTCCTGAGCATCGCCGGCCAGGGCTTGGAGATGACCAGGAAGCCCCCTTCGTTGTCGCCGACCGGCTTGCCGTCCTTGGTGACGATCTCGGGGACGATGCCGGGGAGGGGCCGGGTCGCCGAGCCGGGGATGGTGGGGGTGGCGCCGGGGAGGGGGGCGATCATGATCGCGCCGGTCTCGGTCTGCCACCAGGTGTCGACGATCGGGCAACGGCCGCCGCCGATGACCTCGTGATACCACATCCAGGCTTCGGGGTTGATCGGCTCGCCGACCGATCCCAGGAGCCGCAGGCTCGACAGGTCGTGCTTCCTGGGGTGCTGTTCGCCCCACTTCATGAACGCCCGGATGGCGGTGGGGGCGGTGTAGAGGATCGTGACCCGGTAGTCCTCGATGATCTTCCAGAACCGGGCCTCGTCGGGCCAGTTGGGGGCCCCTTCGTACATGACGCAGGTCGCGCCCTGGGAGAGCGGGCCGTAGGCCAGGTAGGAATGGCCGGTGACCCAGCCGACGTCGGCCGTGCACCAGTAGGTGTCGTCGGGCTTGAGGTCGAAGACCCACTTGGTGGAGAGGCCGGCCTGGAGGAGATAGCCGCCGGTGGTGTGGAGGATGCCCTTGGGCTTCCCGGTGGACCCGGAGGTGTAGAGGATGAACAGCGGGTGCTCGCTGTCCAGCGGCTCGGCGGGGCACTCGGGCGAGACGTTGGCCTCAAGCTCGTGCCACCAGTGGTCGCGGCCGGGGGTCCAGTCGATCTCGTGTCCGGTCCGCTTGTAGACGATGACGCCGGTGAGCGTCGGGCATTCCTTCGCCGCGCCGTCGGCGTTCACCTTGAGCGGGACGATCTTCCCGCGCCGCCAGCCGCCGTCGGCCGTGACCAGGAGCTTGGCCTTGCAATCCTGGATCCGCCCCGCGAGCGCCTCGGAGCTGAAGCCGCCGAAGACCACGGTGTGGGGCGCCCCGATCCGGGCGCAGGCCAGGGCCGCGATCACCAGCTCGGGGATCATCGGCAGGTAGAGGGCGACGACGTCCCCCTTCTTGACGCCCTGGGCCTTCAGGACGTTGGCGAACTTGCTGACCTCGCGGAGCAGGTCCTGATAGCGGAGCACGCGGCGGTCGCCGGGCTCGCCCTCGAAGATCAGGGCCGCCTTGTTCTTGTCCGGCCCGTTGCAGTGGCGGTCGACGCAGTTGTACGAGGCGTTGAGCTTGCCGCCCACGAACCACTTGGCGAACGGCGGGTTCCAGTCGAGCACCTGGTCCCAGGTCTGGAACCAGTCGAGCGAGGAAGCCTGCTCGGCCCAGAAGGCCTCGGGGTCTTCCTTGGCCCGGTCCCAGACCGCCTGGTATTCGTCCAGGCTCTTGAACTCGGCTGCCGCGGCGAAGTCGGCGGGGGGGGGGAAGACCCGCGTTTCCTGAAGGACGCTCTTGATCGATCCACCGCCGCTGGGATTCTCGAGGGCCATACTCGCACGCTCCAGGATCGCTATCGACCTCGGGGAAAGGGGGGAGGGAACCCCGGATGATAAACCCCATCAGAGGTCGAGTCAATCGCCCGAACCCGGTCCCACGACGGCCTCGGTCGTCGCCGCCAGGAGCCTCGTCATCTCCAGCCGCTGGAGCCGGCGCGCGAGGCGTTCGAGGCCGGAGTCGCGCCGGGCGTTGGTGCAGAGGTCGATCATCGCGTACGGGTCCCAGCCGCCTGACCCGACCAGCCGCTTCGTCAGGCCGGAGTCGCCGTGGGCTTCGAGGAGGGGCCGGGCGGCCTGGGCGAGTTCGGGAAACAGGGGATGACGGCCGACGCGGCGGAACCAGTAGGAGGCGTTGCCCGCGTCGGGCTCGCGGCGGTGGGCGATCCCGTGCCAGTACGCGGAGAATCGCCGCTCGCCCAGGTCGTCGGCCTCCTGCGCCGCCTCGTGGCTGGCGTCCCAGGCGTCCAGCGCTTGCAGCAGCCCGGCCGAGAGCGCCAGCCGCTGCGGGCGCGGCGCGAGCGGGAGGAGTCCGGCGAGCGCGGCCTCCGACGCCGAGGCGAGCAGGCCGGGCCGCTCCGGCGCCCCCTGGACGAGCATAAGGCCCGGGGACTCCTCGTCGCCGAGGCCCGCGAAGGCCAGCGCGGCGACGAGATCGAGTGGGCTCACCGCGAACATCTCGGCCGGCGGTTCGCCCGCCTCCAGCCGCCGGAGCGCCTCGTCGACCGGCAGGCCGGAGGCCGACAGGACGGGGGCGCCCCCGGTGCCGATCGCGATGCGGGGTTGGAACGGGCTCACGTCGCTCCTCCGTCCCTCGGACCGATCAAAGGAAGAATTCCTTGAGCAGCCGGAAGACGTCCTGATAGGTGGCGAAGACCATGAGGCAGAGGACCATCAACAGCCCGACGTAGGTCCCGGCGATCAGGGCGGAGTCGGGCAGGGGACGGCCCCGGACCTTCTCGGCCACGAGGAAGACCATCTGGCCGCCGTCGAGCGGGGGGATGGGCAGGAAGTTGAGCACCGCGAGGTTGATGCTGATGAAGCCCAGGAAGCCCACGAACTCGCTGAAGCCCGCCTTGGCCTGCGCGTAGGCGACGCGGCTGATGAGGATCGGCCCGCCGAGGTTCGTCACGCTCACGCGTCCGGTGAACAGGCTGCGGAGGGTCGCGTACATGACGGCGACGTTCTCGACGGTCTCATTGAGCCCTTCCCGCATGGCGTCGGCGAATCCCAGCGCCGGCAGGGTCTTGAAGGCGTCGACGAAGGCCAGGCCGCGGTCGGGGACGTACCGATCGGGAACGACCTCGGGCTGGATCGAGACGGGCTCGCTCCGGCCGTGGACCGTCAGGGAGACGGCCTGCCTGGGGAGGGACTGGATCAGGCCGAACACGAACGGCCAGGTGGTCGATCCGTCGTCGAACCGCATCGTCTGCTCGCGCGGGACGAGCCAGTTCTCGTCGCTCGGCGACGCCCCCTCCCGAGGACGCCCGCGGGTCGCGGGGATGGCGACGGCTTCGAGCACGTCGCCCGCCTTGAGGCCCGCCTTGTCCGCCGGCGAGCCGGGCGCGACGGCCTGGACGACCGGCCGGAACGGGAAGCAGATCCCCAGGCCGGGGACCTGGAAGTCCTCGCCCGGCGAGAGCTTCATGGGGTTGAAGGTGGGGGCCGTGTCGTCGGGCGTCGCGGTGAGGGTGACGGTCTCGGGAGCCTTCTCGCCATCGGCGGTCCGCTGCACCTCGAACGTCGTCGGCGACCCCGCGCGGTCGAAGCATTCGAGCGACAGCCGGATGGGGTCGAGGTCCTCGCTGCCGTCGACCTTCACGATCCGGTCGCCGACGCGGAACCCGGCGGCCTCGGCCGGCGAGCCCTTCTGGATGGCGCGGATCGGCTCGACGGCGAATCGGAGTCCGAGGTCGACCAGGTGGTTCGGCGGCAGGGTCGTCTTCAGGTCCGAGGGGGCGCCCTCGATCGGCTTGCCGTCGATCATCCGGGGCTGGAGGACGACGTCCAGGGGCCTGTCGCGATACTTCGTCGAGAGCTGCTGGAACTCCTCGTTGGTCGCCAGCGGCGTCGGAGTCTCTCCGGCCGGGGCCGCGGCGGTGATCGCCAGGACCTCGGCGCGGACGGGGGCGGCGGGCCAGGGGAGGGTCGCGGGGTCGGCGGTGCCGGCGGGCGCCTGATAGTCGACCACGTCGAGCGCAGCGCCGGGACGGACGCCGATGGTGGGGCGGTCGCTGGTCGCGTCGCGTCGCGGCTGGATCGGCATGTCCAGGGGGGCGTCCACGCCGGGCCGCTGGACGTGGAAGTTCACCACCTGGCCCTGGGTGCTGAGGTTCACGGCCTTCATCAGGTCCTGGAAGCCGACGTCGCGGCGGTCGTCGATGCCGATGATCTCGTCGCCCGGCCGGAGGCCCGCCTCGAAGGCCGGCGAACCGGCGAGGACCGCGCCGACCCTGGCGGAGAGCTTCTCGCGCTCCTGGCCGAAGACGTAGGCGAAGCAGAACAGGGCGAGGATCAGGTTCATGATCACGCCGGCCGAGATGATCGCCATCCGGGCGCCGACGGACTTGTTGTTGAACGCGCGAGGGTCGCTGGCGGCGGCGGCGTCGGGCGGGCCTTCGCCGGCCTCGCCCCCCTCGCCCAGCATCTTGACGAACCCCCCCAGGGGGATCGCGGCCAGGACGTACTCGGTCTCGCCCCGCGTGAATCCGAAGATCGTCTTGCCGAAGCCGATGGAGAACTTCTCGACCTTGACCCCGTTCCACTTCGCCAGGAGGAAATGGCCGAGTTCATGGATGAAGATGACGAACCCGAGCCCGAGCGCGACCTTCGCGATGTTCCAGAGCCAGATCACGGTGTCCAACGTTGCACCTCCAGGCGGGCCTTCGCGTCGACCTTCCACAACTGGTCGAGCGTCGGGCGGGGATCGTATTCGTGATGGTCGAGCGCGGCGCGACAGGCGCGGGGGATGTCCAGGAAGCCGATCTCGCCGCCGAGGAACCGGCCGACGGCCGACTCGTTCGCGGCGTTCAGCGCCGCCCCGGCGGTCCCGCCGCGCCTCATGACCTCGTCGGCCAGGTCGAGCGCCGGGAAGGTCTCGCGGTCGGGGGGCTCGAAATGCCAGGCCGAGGGCCGGGTGAGGTCGAGCCTCGGGCCGGGGCAGGGATGGCGGTCGGGGAAGGTGAGCGCGTACTGGATCGGCAGCCGCATGTCCGGGGGCGAAAGCTGGGCGATCACGCTGCCGTCGACGAACTCGACCATCGAGTGGATGGTGCTCTCGGGGTGGATCACGACCTCGATCTGGTCGGGCTCCAGGTCGAACAGCCAGCGGGCCTCGATGACTTCCAGGGCCTTGTTCATCAGCGTGGCCGAGTCGATCGAGATCTTGGGGCCCATGCTCCAGGTGGGATGCTTCAGGGCCATCTCGGGCGTCACGTCCCCCAGCTCCCGGCGCGTCTTGCCGCGGAAGGGGCCCCCCGAGGAGGTGAGGATCACGCGCTTGACCTCGCGGCGGTCTCCGGCGTGCAGGGCCTGGAAGATGGCCGAGTGTTCGCTGTCGACGGGGAGGAGCCGGGCGTTCCGGCGGCGGGCCAGGTCCATGACCAGCGGCCCGGCGACCACGAGGGTCTCCTTGTTCGCCAGGGCGACGGTCTTGCCCGCCTCGAGCGCCGCCCACGCCCCCTCCAGACCGGCGGCCCCGACGATCGCGTCGAGCACGCGGTCGGTCGACTCGTCCTGGACCATCCGGATGACGCCGTCGCGGCCCGAGAGGACCTCCACGTCCGTACCTCGGAGCGCCCGGCGGACCTCGGCGACGGGTTCGTCGTCGGTCATGACCACGAACCGGGGCGACGACGACCGGGCCTGATCGGCCAGCCGCCGCCAATTGGAATGCGCGCTGAGGCCGTGCGCCCGCAGCCTCGCGGGCCCTTCGCATCCGATGACGTCCAGGGCGCTGCGGCCGATCGAGCCCGTCGAGCCCAGGACCACGACGCGCGTGGTGCTATCCCCTCGCTCCATCCCCACTCCCATGTCTCGCGCCGTCGCGGGCGTCCGCACAAGACGCCGACGGCGCGACTCAAGTCGCGCCGCGCCCGATCCTTGGGCGAAACCGCACGCTCGGCCCGCCAAGCCCTCTAGCACTATAGAAACTCCCCCGAGCGGCGGCAAGGCTGCCGCTCGGGGG includes:
- a CDS encoding two-component system sensor histidine kinase NtrB; protein product: MGHPITGTVVDSPSAPKEPALDSSSDGPAPSALPFDPDLARRLREQNAQIAQLAGGLAHEIRNPLSTLSLNLDLLAEDFQDAETPRERRAGTRIERLKREARRLQDILENFLRFARLQDLRPTEVDLNAVVEEMCDFYEPQASTRGVVVRTHFAPDIPKTSLDADAFKQAVLNLMLNAEHAMPDGGELILTTRRDGPCVVLDVIDTGCGMTEDVRSKIFDPFYSTRKGGSGLGLPTTRNIIEAHGGSIEVQSVPNRGSRFSIRLPTSSRFSPDAVDRSDPDEP
- a CDS encoding polysaccharide pyruvyl transferase family protein; this translates as MSSFSPFDFSLPEEVERDLQGSEFIYCTNPGNAGDCVIACASHRYFDRKGWKYKVVPPNVEPSETNGRVLVYAGGGNLIDMYSQARSFLAKHLAGAKQFILLPHTVRGNEELLASLDDRCTIIAREETSYRHLLQHVTRAKVFLGHDMAFSLDVKGLREDGARRFWPLFSTKDLVWRNTKRMIRQVNRLAQAKGNRKLLSSFRMDIERTDVAIPPANIDVSRAFASDDLMPLNCFETSYRMIKFLDGFQQIDTNRLHVAICGALLGKDVILHANSYSKNEDIYRHSMAGRFPSVVWKG
- a CDS encoding glycosyltransferase family 25 protein; the encoded protein is MSRLLDLFDQVYVVNLPSRADRRKEMAAQLERVGSSLVGRNVSLFPAIRPESADGFPSIGARGCFLSHLNILRDADARGLNRILILEDDLDFAPDFLQREGEVARLLEDAGWGLFYGGYVLIEPIGSAASGPVHALASTQGVRTTHFVGFQGEAIAEVITHLEAILTRTPGDPEGGPMHVDGAYSRFRAGHPDCRTLLATPELGDQRASRTDIHELQWYDRTPLIRNLVAILRRGRNREAS
- a CDS encoding sigma-54-dependent transcriptional regulator codes for the protein MDQQIRVLVVDDDEPHAEAVAESLARVGYECVVATSGREGLRQIEEQSFDIIISDLIMDGVGGLEILAKAKRELPDAEVVILTGHGTIKTAVTAMQAGATTYLTKPLDIGELRTVVDKASQSQRLARSNIELQKQLNEKFGFEGVVGNSAAMHTVVARLRQIAPTSASVLITGESGTGKELVAKALHNNSPRRYKPFVALNCAALSDNILESELFGHVKGAFTGADRERKGWFEHANGGTMFLDEVGDIPLGTQVKLLRTLENGEIVRVGTNEPVKVNVRLISATNRDLAEGIASGSFRQDLYHRLKVVSVKLPPLRERREDVDLLIDHFLKEYTASHGKKITSITPAARKLLRHYSWPGNVRELKNVVESMVVIDFDGVVDVDDLTEDLQSGLTGDAADVHEGVDAFVGKSLEDIEKHYITETLKLTAGNREEAAKLLGIGERTLYRKLKEYSS
- the acs gene encoding acetate--CoA ligase, with the protein product MALENPSGGGSIKSVLQETRVFPPPADFAAAAEFKSLDEYQAVWDRAKEDPEAFWAEQASSLDWFQTWDQVLDWNPPFAKWFVGGKLNASYNCVDRHCNGPDKNKAALIFEGEPGDRRVLRYQDLLREVSKFANVLKAQGVKKGDVVALYLPMIPELVIAALACARIGAPHTVVFGGFSSEALAGRIQDCKAKLLVTADGGWRRGKIVPLKVNADGAAKECPTLTGVIVYKRTGHEIDWTPGRDHWWHELEANVSPECPAEPLDSEHPLFILYTSGSTGKPKGILHTTGGYLLQAGLSTKWVFDLKPDDTYWCTADVGWVTGHSYLAYGPLSQGATCVMYEGAPNWPDEARFWKIIEDYRVTILYTAPTAIRAFMKWGEQHPRKHDLSSLRLLGSVGEPINPEAWMWYHEVIGGGRCPIVDTWWQTETGAIMIAPLPGATPTIPGSATRPLPGIVPEIVTKDGKPVGDNEGGFLVISKPWPAMLRTIFGDDERYKSQYWSDVPGKYFTGDGARRDEHGNYWILGRVDDVLNVAGHRLSTMEIESALVSHPAVAEAAVVGKPDEIKGQGIACFVTLDSSQAPSDKLKQELRAHVAKEIGALARPDDIHFTDSLPKTRSGKIMRRLLRDIAAGVESTGDTSTLEDIGVLAQLRKQEQQDEE